From the Lathyrus oleraceus cultivar Zhongwan6 chromosome 4, CAAS_Psat_ZW6_1.0, whole genome shotgun sequence genome, one window contains:
- the LOC127136253 gene encoding uncharacterized protein LOC127136253: protein MILTEYDIQYIMQKEIKGSVVADYLAHQPMEDDYQPMKFDFPYKDILFIQDHVIPRPEERPEPGSRWMLVFDGASNALRNGVGCIITSPIGFHILFTTRICFDCTNNMVEYESCIYGIKTAIDMRIKTLEVYVDSFLVINQANGNWETRNENLIPYKDHILKLIPYFDQITFEHIPREENHLADALATLSSKFKVKWENEAPSIRIMRLDEPAFCYATEEEAQDEKPWFYDIKRYLESQEYPKDVSITDKKTLRKLCQVFPEW from the coding sequence ATGATTTTAACtgagtatgacattcagtacatTATGCAAAAGGAAATTAAAGGTAGTGTTGTTGCTGACTATCTGGCCCACCAACCCATGGAagatgattatcaaccgatgaagtttgatttccctTATAAGGACATTTTGTTTATCCAAGATCATGTGATTCCTAGACCAGAGGAGAGACCCGAGCCAGGATCGCGATGGATGCTCGTGTTCGACGGTGCCTCTAATGCTCTTAGGAATGGTGTGGGATGTATCATTACTTCTCCAATAGGCTTTCATATTCTTTTCACAACCAGGATCTGTTTTGACTGCAccaataatatggttgagtatgaatCTTGCATTTATGGTATTAAAACTGCGATTGACATGAGAATCAAGACCCTTGAGGTGTATGTGGACTCATTTTTGGTTATTAATCAAGCTAATGGCAATTGGGAAACTCGGAATGAGAATTTGATCCCTTACAAAGATCACATCCTGAAACTGATTCCTTATTTTGATCAAATCACTTTTGAGCACATCCCAAGAGAAGAAAATCATTTGGCAGATGCTCTGGCCACTTTATCATCAAAGTTCAAAGTTAAGTGGGAAAATGAGGCTCCTTCTATCAGAATTATGAGGCTAGACGAGCCAGCATTCTGTTATGCCACTGAAGAGGAAGCACAAGATGAAAAGCCTTGGTTTTATGATATCAAAAGGTATCTTGAAAGTCAAGAATATCCAAAGGATGTTTCAATCACTGATAAGAAGACCTTGAGGAAACTCTGCCAAGTTTTTCCAGAATGGTAA